TTACcccagagggggagggaggaagtgtttgctttgggaagctggacagaggggtggtacatacaaaaaaaaatgtctttgggttctgagaagagggggaatggagcagccctcCCACCTCTGCCCCCTGCTGGCTGGGCAtgtgtgccaatactttgccaatgctgACCTAGAGAATCTTTTGGAGATTGCCAGGATGTTGACCCTCTCTTGGCTGCTGTTCCTCCCCGCTCTCCTCTGACCCTGGCACCAAAGAAATTCAGGAGCCTATAGATAGGAGGTCCCAACTTCATTTCTGACTTTggttacttcctagctatgcagtCCTGGGCAACTTAATCATACTTGGTCACTTAATTCCCACtacatagcccttactgcttttcagCTTTGGAAATGAtgcctagtatcaattctaagactaaaggtaagggttaaaaaaaattcagtaacaGTGACAGTTCTATTTACTGTGCCCCCATCATTCATTTGTATTGTTttagttttcaaaggaaattattctttgaaattaatttagagaagatttctcttttaaaattaaagataacAATGCCATTTTAAAAGCACATATGGTAAGCCAAGAGTTCCTTAGAGATAGAGGAAATTATCCATATCTATAATTATACTTTTATATAACCTGTTTTCtggaaattaaaaagaacaaagataaATTAATACTAAGTTTGGGATGTTGAAAATCACAGACTGGGGGGCTAAAAAAACCCTTAGCTGTTATCtagtccagtcccctcattttgcagctggggaaactgagaacagagaagtcaagtgacttttccaaggtcccACAGTTAAAACAAAGGTAGGACTaaaaaccaggtcttctgacaccCAGGCCAGTGCTATGTCTAGTGCACCATGCTGCAAGCATTATTTTGACTATGAGTTTtctcccctgcacagagacaaaGGTACACAATCAGTAAGACATGGAGTTATTAGTTCATTATTTGGTAAATGGGTTCACAACTTAAATTAGTACATGTAAACAGTTGCCACTAACAGACAGGAGGTAGATTTTCATGGTAGCCATAATAGCTGCACAACATACCCCCTTAGACACTGCCCTCAGCCCTTCCCCCCTCCAAGAGAGGTAGTGCTGCTGGCTGAAGATTTCTTCAGTTCTATTTTCATAGACTGAGTCTCTGCTCGAGGCTCGAATTTGGTCAGATTTCCTGCTCCTGGGGCTGCCACTACTGCCTTTCCTGCTTTCATACCTTTTGACATAGGAATGCGGGTGGGTGTAGGCCGCTGAGATGACCCATCTTGTCCAGActgtgaaagaaaaaggaaacagatatAAATTTAGTTTAGGGGGCTTTTTTGTGAGTATATATGTCAAAACCTAGAGTTTTATTACGTAGAAATACATCCGGGAGGCATTTCATCAGATTTTATTTAGAATGAGatttatacaattatatatagttataatagatatagatacatatcaGGTCATACTTTGATATACTGGGATGATAAAGTACTAGTTTTAGAttcagaaatatctgagttcaagtttaACCAGTGACAATAtatgctagttgtgtgaccctagccaagtcacttaactttgagaAGCctctatttacttatctgtaaaaagggcaCAATGATGCCAGTAGTACTTACCCTCCAGCGTTGTCATGAGGATTAAATAAATTATCAAGCATTTTTCAAACTTCATAGTGCTATTTGGGACcacagatctagaactggaaggggcaaGAAGCAATCTAGtccaaatcttttgtttttcaaatgagaaatctgaggtccaaggagattaagtgatttgctgtaGACTGAATAGGTAGTAATAAGTATCAAatgtaggattcaaacccaggtcgtCTAACTCTAAAACCAGTGTTTTTGCCACTGTAACCACAGTgaagatgctatataaattccagttcttatttattatctctaattCCAAAGGATTGtcccaactttcttttttttttttttcctgtggtagAAGCTTATGAAACCATCAGATGGGGTATAGTAGTCTTGGTTCTACAAAGCATTTTGTTGCAATCCTGAGACAACCCTTTTATTTGGCCTAAGGCAAACTTTGAATAGTATATTTCCCAATTTATTACACCCTGGAAAGCTCTAAGCCTTCACTAACACACATACACCTTGCCTAAAGACAAATAAATTCATGCTATAAAGACAGGAATGCTTTGGCATTCAAAATaatgcatttatattttttaaagtagtattAAGGGGGCatgtgggtagctcagtggattgagagccaagcctagagatgagaggtcctaggttcaaatctggcctcagacacttcttagctgtgtgaccctgggcaagtcacttaacccccattgcctagcccttaccactcttctgccttggagccaatatgcagcaCTGACTCCAAGagggaggaaggtaagggtttaaaaaaaaaatatatatatatatatacatataNGAATGCTTTGGCATTCAAAATaatgcatttatattttttaaagtagtattAAGGGGGCatgtgggtagctcagtggattgagagccaagcctagagatgggaggtcctaggttcaaatctggcctcagacacttcttagctgtgtgaccctgggcaagtcacttaacccccattgcctagcccttaccactcttctgccttggagccaatatgcagcaCTGACTCCAAGagggaggaaggtaagggtttaaaaaatatatatatatatacatatacatatatatagatatagatatagattctaaggtggaaggtaagagttgggttgtttttttaagtagtaTTAAAAACATCCCTTTTTACCCTACATTCCCCCCCTCCAGGCATGCCATGTCTTAGAAGACTGACTATCTCCCTCTTTTGCCTGTCCCTCAGTCCATATCTatttctctaaaattctatttgcTGTAATGCAAGAGGTTCTTCACCATTAATGTGTGATGGATGCCTTGTGAGtatggtgaagcctatggactcctcagaataatatttttaagttgtcctcaatttcacatgtatatatatcttgtttgtacacgTTCGTTTGCAAGTTGTTCCTTCAtaagactatgaactccttgaaaggagggactattttttgtctttttttgcatcctcagcatttaacatagtgctggccacatagtagatactttaatgcttgttgactgacttgaCTGACTAAATGCAGAAATATGTAGGATtttaaaccaattacattgaaacaAAGAATTAATCCTCTTTCCCACTGAAGTTCACTGAAATCTCTGCAGTCATCTTGGCAATCAACAGATTTCAGGCTAAGAAAAGAACTCTTGCTCTTAAGGGGTTTTGCCTGTAATCCAAATGATGTGGCTGATGAAATAACTTGAGAGATCTTCCATTTGTATAACAAATACCAAAGTCGACAGTAGAGAAATTGCCTTCCATGACAGCTAAGGCATTTTGAGCACTCTACTGTCTTTCAGAATCTGAGATATGGGGAGTAAATCCCTTGTCCTGTCTTCCCTAGATGAAGTTTTGCTTTTATGGGGAAGTGACTGTCTAATAAACTGATAGAGCTTTCCAAACCACCACTGTTTAAAACTCTTATTTCTCCACCCCAAACCAAAGAGAAAGCAAGTTTCTTAACAACTACTGCAGGCTCTCTGCAGCTGCCCAAGAGTCAGACAAGACAGCATTCCAATCCTTGAGGATGAGGAACCTGGAATGCTATTTGCCTCCAAAACAGAAACTTTTGTGTTATTAAATGCTGTTGTTAGAAGACAATCAGTAGTTCACATTTTACAAGTAAAATCTGAAGGTACATATATCATAAGAGTAATTTCTATTGCGGTTGGAGGGGGAAAGAGGCAACGGACTGATCATATAGTTAAAACACTTGTCTTCCTTAAAAGGAGGCTGAAGGAACACTTGTGGTGACTGTTTAAAAGCTCAAGAGTCAAAAAGATTTCCTTATAATTACATTTCAAACTGGCTATATTAAATGGCCTAGAGCAGTGACagcaaattcaaatagaaaattgGGGTGGGTGTGGTTCAAAACAAATACATGAAAAGTCTTATAGGCTaaaaattgacttagaaaaccacttactatattatctttttattgtattttttaattttgttaaatatttcccaattacattttaatctggctcagaTTTCAAGTTGTGGGCAATATCTGACAATTCTACCCTAGATAACTTCTTAGGTCTCAGCTTGAGATCTAGATCAAGCTATTAAAGGTTCTACTACATTTATATTTGCATTGGGGAGATACCTCCCTAATTCACTGATTGGTTTATGGTCCactggttaccctcaacctgtttTAACCCATCTGCAAATAAAGTTTATGGGGATGTAGCAGCTGCTCGTACTATAGCTTTTTAGAGCCACAGGTAAGAATTGAgtcaggtggacaccaaaggtggacgagcagccctgaaaagaactCAGCAAGTTCTCATACCATAGGTgatagtcctccttgaacactcAAACACCCAAagcatcaccagtcatcctgactttcgTCTTATTATtgaacttcagtgactctggaagggagagtgagaCAACTTTGTGTACCTCTGCCTCAATTAATATCCAATTCATTCAGAAATCAAGACATCAGTGGTCCTCTTcgaaaacaaaagataaataacaaCATTTAGATTTACTAATTTGATCACAGCTTAGGAAAGTAAGCTCTAAGATATCCTGACTTGTTCCAAAAGATATTACAGAAGTGTTGCTGGGCAGTGGAGGGAGCTTCCACACTGGCCATTTCCCAAGCTTACAACATGAGAACCAAGAACAACTACaacaaaaaaatattctttccccCCTGAAAATGTCTTGCCTTTTTCTAGAAAGTACCCGAAGAGATGCAGGTTGACAACTCCTAATTTCAGAGAGTAGGTTGGGGTGCTAAataaggtaagtgacttgcccaggtcacacaactactataTGTCAGAGTGgcttaaactcagattttcctttctccctttactTACCATGcctgctactttaaaaaaatgtgacaGAAAACCAAAgtgaaaataattggaaaaattctTGTTTGTGACATTTTGTGTCTGGAATGCTGTTGAGAAGATTTATTTcgaatatattgaattatttctatttctgggtTTTGAATCAAGGCTCAGATTTGTCATTCAGACCTTTTTACTCATTCTTTTGTTCCTAATAAATTCAAAGAATTCTCTTCACATCCTTTATCCTGGAACATCTTCCATTTCaaatgagaatgaaaaatgaGATTATAGGTTTTATCCTCTCCTGTAAATAGGAATCAGTAAAGGCCAGATAGGTCTGCAGGCAATAGGATGATGTCCTTGAGTCCTAAACTGAAAAGTATTGAACAAAGTCACTACTAAATGGGCAAAAcctgatttcttcttttagatGTTGGAATCCTAGGATCAGGCACGTGATTTTCCATCCTCAGTCAAGACTACCTCCTCATTGGCTATTCATCAATTAGAGATATCTTGGGATGTCTAGAAGAGGGCTGAATAATGAGATTCCAAAACTGTATTTAATGATCCATGAGGCTGAATTTCTTGGTTTTTGATCACCAAGAGACATCactgaccaattaatttattggtgATTCCTAGCCTggtcaataaattgattttcttacatGGAACCCAAtctctcagattttttttaactgccATACTGCTGTATGAAATGAACTTCTAGAGTTGGTGTTTGTAGGAACTGAACCCAAGCCTTCAACTGAACTTCAATTTCTCTTCCTCTACACTTCTCTAAGGGTGATATAAAAAGCAATTCCAAATAGAAGAtgaatattgttttttgtttttagagttTAAGCTATTTGATATGGAGATATTTAAGagtttcttctctcctcccatttcCTCCACCTCCACACCCCCTTAGATAAACCTCACTGAATACCCTGAGAATCTATTCTGCTTACCATTGACTGGGTTCCCCGGGTGGATGCTGTGGTGGCAGGTGTTATAGTGATGGTACTTGTAACTTTGCTTGCTGCAGGCCTTGAGGAAAGGTTGTTCCTAGGAGAACGAAGGACAGTGCCAGTGGTGACCTCCTTTTCAGCTGTCACATTGACTGGTCTAACTGTAATAAGTGGACTTGTCCCTTCAGCAGAGGCTCCAGGGGATCTTTTAAATTGGGAACCCAAGTGAATGTGAATTTTGTTGTCCTCTGTAGTTATGATGTTGGCATTAGAATTGTATTTTCGTACTGGAGTTGGAACAGTCTGTTTTTCTGGAGTTACTTTGAAGACAGTCCTTCCCATGGGCATTTCCTTTGATTCGGGAGATACGGAGATCTCTGATGGTGCAGCAGATGTTGATACTGTCATTATCTGAATGGGAGATGTGGGTCTCTCCATAAAAGTTCCCCTGCCACCCTCAGGGGTCTTCTCTCTTGAGAACGTAGTTATCGTAACTGGTGACATGGCACGTTCTGGCCCCAGTGTTGTGTCATTTCCTTTTGATTTCTGAGACATGACATTTGGTGAGGGAATAATGGTGATTCGTGGTTTTTGATTCCCCAAGGTAGGAATGACAGTGGTgctagaaaaaaattcttcagaTGTTGGACTAGTTATCTCCAAAGTAGCTGTGCTGTTTTCATGATCAGGAGTCACCCGAATATGAAGAGGCTGGCCCTGCTTTGGGGAAAGAACCACCTCTCCTGGGCTGGAATTGGCTCGAGGCCCCTTCTCCGGAAGTGTTTGGggaccattttctctttttttcatccaTGGGATCCAAGATTTCCTCATTGTAAGCTCATTTGCTGCTGGAGGATACCTATCCAATACAGATGATCGCTCCATGGGCTTCTTTAACCCCACTTGCCGAAGATTGCTCATGATATGATTCTCCTCTTGAAAGGATTTTCTTATAAACACAGCTGGGGTTTCTTCCTCTGCTGCTTCATTGCTTACATCTGTCTGCACTCCAGTAGAAGCCACAGGAATATCTACCATCCTTCTTCCATTCACACTTGGCCTTAGAGCTCGGCTATAACGCTTAGAGAGCTCTAACTCTTTGGTCAAGTTTAAGACTTCCTGTCCCATGCTTCGGTTCTTGCTTTCTTCCTCCATAAACCTTTGCTGAAGAACTGAGTAGTCCACCTGTAGCTGAGAAAGTTGGTCTTCTTTGTTCATTAATTCATGAATCTTCTCTTTCAGAGCCTGTACTTCAGCCTTCAAGTCTCGGCTCTTGGCCTCTTCCAGCCGGAACCGGTGTCTTAGCTCAGCCTCCTGACTTACAGCCTCGCCTTTCTCAATTGCCTTATTTTTTGCAATCTGGTGCTTTATCTCCTCTAGCTGTTGAGAGAGGAAATTAGCCTTATCCTGCTCAGTTCTGAATTTCTGCTCCAGTTGATCATACTCATCCTCTGTCTTCATCAAGTCTCCTTCAACTACTTCTAATTGTTGGAGACGCTTTTTCAGTCTTTCTATTTCCAACGTTAATTCTTTAATCTTGTTATCTTCTGGGCAGGTGAGTTCAGGTCCTTTTCGGGATCTGCTTCTGGTTATTTCTCGCTCCACTTCCTCCATGCCATCTAGCCTCTTCTTTAATCGGTCAACACTACAACTCAGCTCCGAggatttttcctcttcatttttcaacCTTCCCATTAACTCATCTCGCTCTTTTGTCAAGCTATATACCTTTTCCTCCATTTCAGACTTAAGTTTTAAAAGCTTCTTACTTTCATCAATTAGTTTCTCAGTCACATCCATAACCTTCCCTTGCTCCACCTTGAAATTTTTATTGAGCCcatctacttttctttcttcttgttttattttttccatcatatttttcctttcatcaaCCAGCATCACAGTAAATGACTTCAGCTTTGTCAGATCATCTTTTAAACTCAATTCAGCCTTTTCTAATCGACTTTCAGAAGATTCAAGGTCTTTTACCCGACTTTTCACCACTTCCAATTCGTTTATCAGGTCTTTggttaagtttttttctttttctagatttaaGTGCAGCTGTGTGCATTCTGATTTGCTCTTGCTGAAAGCCTCTTCCAACTTTTCCAGTTCAGCCATCCTTTTTTGTAACTTCTCAACTTCAAGCCTGAGCTCCTTGCTGTGGTGTTCTTCTTCTTGCAGCTTCTTCTTCAATTCTCGACATTGTGATTCCGTTTTTGTAATCTCCTCATCTTTGCCCTCCATTTCCAGTACGCGTTTTCGGAGGTTTTCTACTTCCACCATAAGGCTGGAGTTCCCACATTCCCCTTTGGCTATTTTATCTCTtaactcctgaagttcttcctcagCCTTTTGGAGATTCTTATTGGTTTCTTCTAATTCCTCAATTCTTCGTGTTAAACCAACCAGCTTAAGCCGAAGCTGCCTGTTGTGTGATTCCTGATTGGCCAACTTAGCATTCATCTCCTCATGCTCTTGAGAAAATCTTGAAGACTTATGTTCAAAGTCTACTTCTAGCTTGAGCAGTTTTTGCCTATCTTCTTTGGATTTTGAAGTAATAGCTTTTagcttctcttcctcttcctttagcTTCTGTGTAAGGTCTTGTACCTTCTGGCTTTGCAGACCAAGTTGTTCAATGTGCATTTGTCTTTCATCTACCAGCATGAGGGCAAATGATTTGAGTTTGACCAGTTCATCTCTCAGTTTATTGAGCCTcttggcattttctttttctttgcgaGCTTGGTAGATCTTCTCCTGTTCAAGAAGCTTTTTTAAcctgaaatatataaataagattaTATGTTAATAGATTGATCAACACCAATATTTCAGTCCtacttataaaactaaaactgaAATCTTGATCCCAACTAATTATCTCATATTCATAACTGCATATGGAATAGCAGACCAATATTAACAGGATATGGGTAGAAAACTGgccactaaaaaacaaaacagaaccaaaCAAAATTGGCTTGAGTAAATTACATTTAATGAAAGTGGTAGGGAAGCCCTAAAAGTACAGGGCCTTCAAAGGATTATAGATATAGAACTAAAGGGCCCTGGAAGTTATCTAGTCCAGTCAGTAAAGAGGCCCTTATTAAGAGATTAGTGTGTACATGCATTGTCctaagtgctaagaatacaaagaaaggtaaaaaaatagcCCCTACTCTCAAGCAGGTCATAGTTTAATGGAGAAATTAATCCTGGGGAACTGAGGAAACTAAGTACCACTAATGTTAGACTTGTGTTAATATCACCTGGTATGCATtgctttcttcattatttaatcTAAGTTAAAGATGACAACCTGACATGTAGCATAGTTTGCAAAGagccttcccctttcttttccacACCAGACTAGCCAGTAACTTTGTTCCTCTTCACTACATAATTTTACTTTGATAGAAAGGAAATCAAAGGTTTttctgaataagaaaaatggtaaCTTCAAGGACTCTGATAAAACCTATCTTCTTTATGATGTAGAAACTAGGCTCCTTTACGGTAaggatttattcttttttgtccttgtTTTCACAGCCCCATGAGcaatgatggtgaatcttttagagaccaggTACCatgctctctccccacccccagagaccatgtgctgtgccctgcccatccttaccccttttacctttctttacaggggagggagacagctctcccattgggctgctggtcagagaggcagtagaaatgaaaaaatgttctcaggtgtggtagagagagggaagggagcagctctgcctgagtccttctgcctttctacttAGGCACTCTGGCAGGTGACAGCTCACAGGCCAACAGAAAGGACTCTGTGTGCTGTTtgtggcatgcatgccataggtttgccatcatgacCCTAGAGCATTAGAGCATCTTTTTGACATAAGAGGTCACTTGATAAGACTTTGTTGGTTCatccatttgttcatccatttcttaAAAGCAAAAGTGATATAAATTTGTTGTTAATTGGCTTTTTTTACTTGCTCGCTCATAGCCGTTTTAAGAATTTACTATATCCATAAAAAcattgaatttaatataatagtTAATATATACACCATATGTTAACATTAAAATGTCTCTGCAGCCTTTTAATGTGTTTATAGTAAAGTTACAAACAACCaataaaatgtgtttatttaGGTACATTTTGTTCTTTCAATAGTCACATCGATTCCATATTTCTTCACCTAATTTGAGtagtttattaaacatttttgacTAGATGAGCTGTTAATAAAGTAAATGCAATCATAACAGATTTCACATTGCATCATGCAATGATTGAATGAACCTATAGAAGTAATTTATATCCTTGTGTTGGATTAGTGTTGAAATGGTTTTAATGAATTCACCATGATATAATCCatataatgtattttataaagCATATTATGCTCTTTCAAGAGCTATATTAATAAGTACATAGGACCTGTGTGACTTTGCAAAGGTCATTTAAGCTCTCTGTGCTCCAGTTTCTTGAACTATTGAAATGAGAgcagatcaattttttttttaaacccttaccttccatcttggattcaatactgtgtattggctccaaggcaaaagagtggtaagggctaggcaatgggggtcaagtgacttgcccagggtcacacggctggtcagtgtttgaggccagatttgaacctaagacctcctgtctctagggttggctctcaaatccactgagctacccagctgccctcaagagCGGATCAATATTAACAGGATCAAAggtgtcaaacttaaatagaaatggataCCTGTGAGCTACATATTGATGTATGTACAGATTAACACTATCTATATTGCACTGTATTTTTACTTTTTgtgaaacatttcctaattacacTTTAATTTAGTTCCGACAGTTTTGTGGGTACTGGCAAATCTGTGAGTTTGACATCTCTGACCTCAAAAATTAATTCCAtgtctaaatctctgattctagTGTTGTAGAGATAAAAGGACtcttaagagatcatttagtccagctCATTCTTTTTATGTGCAAAATCAAAATCtagaaacattaagtgacttgtctaagattatACAAGTAGTAATGTAATAACTAAAATGTATATAGTACTTTgtggtttataaagtactttatctATATGATCCTATTTGAAActcacaagaaccctgtgaggtagatactattttacattttatacttaaggaaccagacaaaagttaagtgacttgtctagggtcacacaaccagtaagtacctaggaattcagatcttcttgactccaaggtcaaCACTAGAGGCTAGTCCTCTGGATTCAACTCTATCactttttctatttaaaacattGGACTTATAGATTCtatagaaatattctaaatttattattaaaatgaggaaaaaagagaaaattttctctttaaaatcatAGATACTTTAGATGAGTTTTGAAAAGCTCAGCACCTTTGATGACAAATTAATGAAAAGTGAAAGCAGACCTGAGATAGCAATTATGGTCCCCTAAATTACTTCAGAGCTTCTAGAGTCTCCAATCAGCATAACAGAACAACACTGGTCAATGATATGACAACAAAGTCATGGTTGTCTATGACTGAATAGAGAAGTGCTACAGAGATTCCTTAGGTACAtataggttaaataatttgtctagggtcacactgtCCAAGTTCAGTACTCTAACCATTATGCCATATTGCCTTTTACATATTTAGTTTGTCACATGTccacatcaccatcatcatcttaACCGCTGTCATCATTAATCATCATGGTGGCACACTATAGTCATGGACCTGGAAttggggaagacctgagttcaaattcctctGTGGACCCTTAttaactctatgaccctgggccagtcacttgacctctctcaaccacagtttcttcatctgtaaagtgaagataataatgatgcctacttcccaaggttgttagaggataaaatgaaataatatttaaaaagtgttttataaattttaaagtgctctAATCGTTCCCATTATTGTTATTCATCATCTTGTTACAAGGAAATGACTGACAATCAacattaaacatttattcagcacatAGGAGGTATAATGCGCTATGCTAGGTGCTAG
The window above is part of the Gracilinanus agilis isolate LMUSP501 chromosome 4, AgileGrace, whole genome shotgun sequence genome. Proteins encoded here:
- the FILIP1 gene encoding filamin-A-interacting protein 1 isoform X1, yielding MRSRNQGGENSSNGHFSCPQPSTITIAEDKNFPEDAKKKKKTNRKEGDVMVSATVKRHLKTSGERDHGNKKSLELSKEDLIRLLSIMEGELQAREDVIHMLKTEKTKPEVLEAHYGSAAPENVLRVLHRDAILAQEKSIGEDVYEKPISELDRLEEKQRETYRRMLEQLLLAEKCHRRTVYELENEKHKHTDYMNKSDDFTNLLEQERERLKKLLEQEKIYQARKEKENAKRLNKLRDELVKLKSFALMLVDERQMHIEQLGLQSQKVQDLTQKLKEEEEKLKAITSKSKEDRQKLLKLEVDFEHKSSRFSQEHEEMNAKLANQESHNRQLRLKLVGLTRRIEELEETNKNLQKAEEELQELRDKIAKGECGNSSLMVEVENLRKRVLEMEGKDEEITKTESQCRELKKKLQEEEHHSKELRLEVEKLQKRMAELEKLEEAFSKSKSECTQLHLNLEKEKNLTKDLINELEVVKSRVKDLESSESRLEKAELSLKDDLTKLKSFTVMLVDERKNMMEKIKQEERKVDGLNKNFKVEQGKVMDVTEKLIDESKKLLKLKSEMEEKVYSLTKERDELMGRLKNEEEKSSELSCSVDRLKKRLDGMEEVEREITRSRSRKGPELTCPEDNKIKELTLEIERLKKRLQQLEVVEGDLMKTEDEYDQLEQKFRTEQDKANFLSQQLEEIKHQIAKNKAIEKGEAVSQEAELRHRFRLEEAKSRDLKAEVQALKEKIHELMNKEDQLSQLQVDYSVLQQRFMEEESKNRSMGQEVLNLTKELELSKRYSRALRPSVNGRRMVDIPVASTGVQTDVSNEAAEEETPAVFIRKSFQEENHIMSNLRQVGLKKPMERSSVLDRYPPAANELTMRKSWIPWMKKRENGPQTLPEKGPRANSSPGEVVLSPKQGQPLHIRVTPDHENSTATLEITSPTSEEFFSSTTVIPTLGNQKPRITIIPSPNVMSQKSKGNDTTLGPERAMSPVTITTFSREKTPEGGRGTFMERPTSPIQIMTVSTSAAPSEISVSPESKEMPMGRTVFKVTPEKQTVPTPVRKYNSNANIITTEDNKIHIHLGSQFKRSPGASAEGTSPLITVRPVNVTAEKEVTTGTVLRSPRNNLSSRPAASKVTSTITITPATTASTRGTQSMSGQDGSSQRPTPTRIPMSKGMKAGKAVVAAPGAGNLTKFEPRAETQSMKIELKKSSASSTTSLGGGKG
- the FILIP1 gene encoding filamin-A-interacting protein 1 isoform X2; this translates as MRSRNQGGENSSNGHFSCPQPSTITIAEDKNFPEDAKKKKKTNRKEGDVMVSATVKRHLKTSGERDHGNKKSLELSKEDLIRLLSIMEGELQAREDVIHMLKTEKTKPEVLEAHYGSAAPENVLRVLHRDAILAQEKSIGEDVYEKPISELDRLEEKQRETYRRMLEQLLLAEKCHRRTVYELENEKHKHTDYMNKSDDFTNLLEQERERLKKLLEQEKIYQARKEKENAKRLNKLRDELVKLKSFALMLVDERQMHIEQLGLQSQKVQDLTQKLKEEEEKLKAITSKSKEDRQKLLKLEVDFEHKSSRFSQEHEEMNAKLANQESHNRQLRLKLVGLTRRIEELEETNKNLQKAEEELQELRDKIAKGECGNSSLMVEVENLRKRVLEMEGKDEEITKTESQCRELKKKLQEEEHHSKELRLEVEKLQKRMAELEKLEEAFSKSKSECTQLHLNLEKEKNLTKDLINELEVVKSRVKDLESSESRLEKAELSLKDDLTKLKSFTVMLVDERKNMMEKIKQEERKVDGLNKNFKVEQGKVMDVTEKLIDESKKLLKLKSEMEEKVYSLTKERDELMGRLKNEEEKSSELSCSVDRLKKRLDGMEEVEREITRSRSRKGPELTCPEDNKIKELTLEIERLKKRLQQLEVVEGDLMKTEDEYDQLEQKFRTEQDKANFLSQQLEEIKHQIAKNKAIEKGEAVSQEAELRHRFRLEEAKSRDLKAEVQALKEKIHELMNKEDQLSQLQVDYSVLQQRFMEEESKNRSMGQEVLNLTKELELSKRYSRALRPSVNGRRMVDIPVASTGVQTDVSNEAAEEETPAVFIRKSFQEENHIMSNLRQVGLKKPMERSSVLDRYPPAANELTMRKSWIPWMKKRENGPQTLPEKGPRANSSPGEVVLSPKQGQPLHIRVTPDHENSTATLEITSPTSEEFFSSTTVIPTLGNQKPRITIIPSPNVMSQKSKGNDTTLGPERAMSPVTITTFSREKTPEGGRGTFMERPTSPIQIMTVSTSAAPSEISVSPESKEMPMGRTVFKVTPEKQTVPTPVRKYNSNANIITTEDNKIHIHLGSQFKRSPGASAEGTSPLITVRPVNVTAEKEVTTGTVLRSPRNNLSSRPAASKVTSTITITPATTASTRGTQSMSGQDGSSQRPTPTRIPMSKESIIIHQLRMNSR